The following is a genomic window from Calditrichota bacterium.
CATCTTGGCAAGAAATGTTGCGTTAAAGAGACGCTCATAAGGTTAGCCTTTTATTACAAATTAAGTTTGTCAAAATTATTTTGCATTTTCTTTCATCTAAACATAAATCACGAGGAATTTTATGAAAGTAAATCAGGACTGCCGTTACTTCCGCGGAGATATTCCCTGTCGCTATCACAAATCTGAAGGCGCGGAGTGCGCCGACTGCTCTTTCTACGATCCGATTAAAGAAAAAATTCTCATCATCAAATTAGGCGCTGCCGGCGATGTGATTCGCACGACGCCGATTTTGCGGCGGCTGAAAAAGGAATTTCCCCAGGCGCACATTACCTGGCTCACCAATTCGCCGGAATTAGTGCCAGCGGAGTGGGTCGATGAAATTTTTCCGTTTGATCTGGCGCATAGTTTGCTTTTGCAGGCTGGCGCGTTCGACATTATTTACAATCTGGACAAAGACCTCGAGGCGTGCGCTCTGGCGGATTTGGTCAGCGCTCACGAGAAAAAAGGCTTCCTTCTCAATTCGGAAAATAATAAATGTATGCCTGCTGGCAAAGAGGCAGAACATAAATTTCTGACCGGTATTTTTGATTCTCTGAACAAAAAAAATACCAAAAGCTATCCCGAAGAAATTTTTGAAATTTGTGGTTTTGAGTTCGCCGGAGAAAAATACATTTTGAACAATTTCTCTGAATACGCCACAGAGTGGAAAATTAAAGAAAAAAAGCCGTTGATCGGATTGAATACCGGCTGCGGCGGACGCTGGACGTCGCGGTTGTGGCCCGAGGAGTATTGGATCGAACTGGCGAAAAAATTGAAAAAAGACGGCAAAGGAGTGTTGCTTTTAGGCGGCCCTGATGAGCATGAAAAGAATAAGAGAATTGCCCGCAAGAGCGGCGCCAGCTATTTGGGACATTTTCCGCTGCAGAAATTCATCAATCTCGTCGATCAGTGCGATTTGGTCGTGACAGCGGTGACCATGGCCATGCACATCGCCATTGGGTTGGAGAAAAAAATCATCCTGTTCAATAATATTTTCAATCGCCACGAGTTTGAGCTTTACGGCATGGGCGAGATTTTGGAGCCGGAATTGGAATGCGATTGTTTCTTTTCGCCCACTTGCCCCAATGAATGCATGAAATCCTTGCGCGTGGACACTGTTTTCGAGTCGTGCGGGCGATTGTTAGGGGTGTGAGATGAAAATTGTGATGGTCGGCACAGCGTACCCCATGCGCGGCGGCATTGCGCATTACATTGCGCAATTGTACAAAAAATTTGTTCAACGGGGCCATGACGTCAAAATTATCTCTTTCAAACGCCAGTATCCGTCAATTTTTTTCCCGGGGAAAACACAACAGGATTTGAGCCAGGAAGTTGAAGTTTTACCCAGCGAACCGATTCTGGATTCCGTCGGACCGTGGTCGTGGCTGCGCGCCTTTTGGCGGATTTATCGCTTTCAGCCGGATTTGATCGTTTTCAAATATTGGATGCCTTTTTTCGCCCCCTGTTACGCGGCGATTTCATTTCTGGCGCGGTTATTCACCAAAACGAAAATTCTCTACATCTGCGACAACATCGTCCCTCACGAAAGTAATCCGCTGGACAAATTTCTCACGCGGCTCGGCTTATGGAACGTGCACTATTTCATCGTCATGTCGAAAACTGTATTAAAATCGCTGCTGGCGTTCAAGCCCAACGCCAATTTTCGTGAGGCGCCGCATCCAGTTTATGACAATTTCAAAATTAATTACGATCAGAAAACAGCACGGCAAGAGTTAGTCCTCAAGACGGAAGATCGCGTGTTGCTCTTTTTCGGATACGTCAGGCAGTACAAAGGGCTGCATATTTTGCTCCAGGCGATGCCGCATATTTTGAAAAAAATGAAAGTGAAGCTGCTTGTCGCCGGAGAATTTTATGATGATCGAAAAAAATACACCGACCTGATCGACGAATTAGGCGTGAACGATTCGG
Proteins encoded in this region:
- a CDS encoding glycosyltransferase, translating into MKIVMVGTAYPMRGGIAHYIAQLYKKFVQRGHDVKIISFKRQYPSIFFPGKTQQDLSQEVEVLPSEPILDSVGPWSWLRAFWRIYRFQPDLIVFKYWMPFFAPCYAAISFLARLFTKTKILYICDNIVPHESNPLDKFLTRLGLWNVHYFIVMSKTVLKSLLAFKPNANFREAPHPVYDNFKINYDQKTARQELVLKTEDRVLLFFGYVRQYKGLHILLQAMPHILKKMKVKLLVAGEFYDDRKKYTDLIDELGVNDSVFLFDDYIPNEKVGMFYAAADVVVLPYISATQSGIIQIAYHYDKPVITTNVGGLPEVTEEGKTGYIVPAEDSETLAAAVAKFFSGDDKEKFPKFIAEYKKRFSWDRLVDEIEGFLGN
- a CDS encoding glycosyltransferase family 9 protein, whose amino-acid sequence is MKVNQDCRYFRGDIPCRYHKSEGAECADCSFYDPIKEKILIIKLGAAGDVIRTTPILRRLKKEFPQAHITWLTNSPELVPAEWVDEIFPFDLAHSLLLQAGAFDIIYNLDKDLEACALADLVSAHEKKGFLLNSENNKCMPAGKEAEHKFLTGIFDSLNKKNTKSYPEEIFEICGFEFAGEKYILNNFSEYATEWKIKEKKPLIGLNTGCGGRWTSRLWPEEYWIELAKKLKKDGKGVLLLGGPDEHEKNKRIARKSGASYLGHFPLQKFINLVDQCDLVVTAVTMAMHIAIGLEKKIILFNNIFNRHEFELYGMGEILEPELECDCFFSPTCPNECMKSLRVDTVFESCGRLLGV